A stretch of the Arachis stenosperma cultivar V10309 chromosome 6, arast.V10309.gnm1.PFL2, whole genome shotgun sequence genome encodes the following:
- the LOC130935435 gene encoding guanylate kinase 1 isoform X2, whose amino-acid sequence MGEAPAFLVDDLQNEPLNGFELKNGTCKTTTTIGNKMYVIGGADDGTLSIEVQIFDRSLGEWIHPTVHGIKPLSSKGHSAVFLNDRILILKKGAKSDDQIWFLEVDTQYVRQQQKQLGTEVVAWSKGVIGNAEKPVVISGPSGVGKGTLISMLMKEFPSMFGFSVSHTTRAPRGMEKDGVHYHFTEKSVMEKEIKDGKFLEFASVHGNLYGTSVEAVEVVADAGKRCILDIDVQGARSVRSSSLEAVFIFVCPPSMEELEKRLRDRGTETEEQILKRLRNAAAEIEQGKSSNIFDFILYNDNLEECYEKLKKLLGLGGYVAAPPKSALREFNLPLDHSVSKIDDKIIINCISSGLEKESKNLIMLDVSALKGGAPGRTRGLDFQAIGSFSDGLIGMERLS is encoded by the exons ATG GGAGAAGCACCAGCATTCCTTGTTGATGACCTTCAGAATGAGCCTCTTAATGGCTTTGAATTGAAAAATGGAACTTGCAAAACTACAACTACAATTGGAAATAAAATG TATGTCATTGGTGGCGCTGATGATGGAACTTTGTCCATTGAAGTTCAAATTTTTGACCGTAGTCTTGGAGAATG GATTCATCCCACTGTGCATGGCATCAAACCTCTGTCGAGCAAAGGCCACTCCGCGGTGTTTTTGAACGACCGAATACTAATTCTTAAGAAGGGTGCCAAGTCAGATGATCAAATATGGTTTTTGGAG GTGGACACTCAATATGTTAGGCAGCAGCAAAAACAACTGGGGACTGAGGTTGTTGCTTGGAGTAAGGGAGTGATAGGTAATGCCGAGAAGCCGGTTGTTATCAGTGGACCTTCTGGGGTAGGCAAAGGAACACTGATATCAATGCTGATGAAGGAATTCCCATCCATGTTTGGTTTTTCGGTGAGCCACACCACTCGTGCACCAAGGGGCATGGAGAAAGATGGAGTCCATTACCATTTTACTGAGAAGAGTGTAATGGAGAAAGAGATTAAAGATGGAAAATTTCTTGAGTTTGCTTCTGTCCATGGTAATTTGTATGGGACCAGTGTTGAGGCTGTTGAAGTAGTAGCAGATGCTGGGAAA AGATGTATTCTTGATATTGATGTTCAAGGCGCCAGATCCGTGAGGTCTAGTTCTCTTGAAGCCGTATTCATATTTGTTTGTCCCCCATCAATGGAAGAGCTGGAGAAGCGCCTTCGTGACAG AGGGACAGAGACAGAAGAACAAATCTTGAAGCGACTCCGAAACGCTGCAGCTGAGATCGAGCAAGGGAAATCATCAAACATATTTGATTTCATCTTATACAATGATAACCTTGAGGAGTGTTACGAGAAACTCAAG AAATTATTGGGACTTGGTGGTTATGTTGCTGCTCCACCTAAATCAG CACTTAGAGAGTTCAATCTACCATTAGATCATTCGGTGTCAAAAATCGATGACAAGATTATCATAAACTGCATCTCTTCTGGACTGGAGAAGGAATCAAAGAATTT AATCATGTTGGATGTCTCCGCGCTCAAAGGAGGCGCACCCGGACGGACAAGAGGATTGGATTTTCAGGCTATCGGCTCGTTTTCGGATGGTTTGATTGGGATGGAAAGGCTTAGCTAA
- the LOC130935435 gene encoding guanylate kinase 2 isoform X1, with protein MGEAPAFLVDDLQNEPLNGFELKNGTCKTTTTIGNKMYVIGGADDGTLSIEVQIFDRSLGEWIHPTVHGIKPLSSKGHSAVFLNDRILILKKGAKSDDQIWFLEVDTQYVRQQQKQLGTEVVAWSKGVIGNAEKPVVISGPSGVGKGTLISMLMKEFPSMFGFSVSHTTRAPRGMEKDGVHYHFTEKSVMEKEIKDGKFLEFASVHGNLYGTSVEAVEVVADAGKRCILDIDVQGARSVRSSSLEAVFIFVCPPSMEELEKRLRDRGTETEEQILKRLRNAAAEIEQGKSSNIFDFILYNDNLEECYEKLKKLLGLGGYVAAPPKSAALREFNLPLDHSVSKIDDKIIINCISSGLEKESKNLIMLDVSALKGGAPGRTRGLDFQAIGSFSDGLIGMERLS; from the exons ATG GGAGAAGCACCAGCATTCCTTGTTGATGACCTTCAGAATGAGCCTCTTAATGGCTTTGAATTGAAAAATGGAACTTGCAAAACTACAACTACAATTGGAAATAAAATG TATGTCATTGGTGGCGCTGATGATGGAACTTTGTCCATTGAAGTTCAAATTTTTGACCGTAGTCTTGGAGAATG GATTCATCCCACTGTGCATGGCATCAAACCTCTGTCGAGCAAAGGCCACTCCGCGGTGTTTTTGAACGACCGAATACTAATTCTTAAGAAGGGTGCCAAGTCAGATGATCAAATATGGTTTTTGGAG GTGGACACTCAATATGTTAGGCAGCAGCAAAAACAACTGGGGACTGAGGTTGTTGCTTGGAGTAAGGGAGTGATAGGTAATGCCGAGAAGCCGGTTGTTATCAGTGGACCTTCTGGGGTAGGCAAAGGAACACTGATATCAATGCTGATGAAGGAATTCCCATCCATGTTTGGTTTTTCGGTGAGCCACACCACTCGTGCACCAAGGGGCATGGAGAAAGATGGAGTCCATTACCATTTTACTGAGAAGAGTGTAATGGAGAAAGAGATTAAAGATGGAAAATTTCTTGAGTTTGCTTCTGTCCATGGTAATTTGTATGGGACCAGTGTTGAGGCTGTTGAAGTAGTAGCAGATGCTGGGAAA AGATGTATTCTTGATATTGATGTTCAAGGCGCCAGATCCGTGAGGTCTAGTTCTCTTGAAGCCGTATTCATATTTGTTTGTCCCCCATCAATGGAAGAGCTGGAGAAGCGCCTTCGTGACAG AGGGACAGAGACAGAAGAACAAATCTTGAAGCGACTCCGAAACGCTGCAGCTGAGATCGAGCAAGGGAAATCATCAAACATATTTGATTTCATCTTATACAATGATAACCTTGAGGAGTGTTACGAGAAACTCAAG AAATTATTGGGACTTGGTGGTTATGTTGCTGCTCCACCTAAATCAG CAGCACTTAGAGAGTTCAATCTACCATTAGATCATTCGGTGTCAAAAATCGATGACAAGATTATCATAAACTGCATCTCTTCTGGACTGGAGAAGGAATCAAAGAATTT AATCATGTTGGATGTCTCCGCGCTCAAAGGAGGCGCACCCGGACGGACAAGAGGATTGGATTTTCAGGCTATCGGCTCGTTTTCGGATGGTTTGATTGGGATGGAAAGGCTTAGCTAA
- the LOC130935435 gene encoding guanylate kinase 2 isoform X3, whose protein sequence is MELAKLQLQLEIKWIHPTVHGIKPLSSKGHSAVFLNDRILILKKGAKSDDQIWFLEVDTQYVRQQQKQLGTEVVAWSKGVIGNAEKPVVISGPSGVGKGTLISMLMKEFPSMFGFSVSHTTRAPRGMEKDGVHYHFTEKSVMEKEIKDGKFLEFASVHGNLYGTSVEAVEVVADAGKRCILDIDVQGARSVRSSSLEAVFIFVCPPSMEELEKRLRDRGTETEEQILKRLRNAAAEIEQGKSSNIFDFILYNDNLEECYEKLKKLLGLGGYVAAPPKSAALREFNLPLDHSVSKIDDKIIINCISSGLEKESKNLIMLDVSALKGGAPGRTRGLDFQAIGSFSDGLIGMERLS, encoded by the exons ATGGAACTTGCAAAACTACAACTACAATTGGAAATAAAATG GATTCATCCCACTGTGCATGGCATCAAACCTCTGTCGAGCAAAGGCCACTCCGCGGTGTTTTTGAACGACCGAATACTAATTCTTAAGAAGGGTGCCAAGTCAGATGATCAAATATGGTTTTTGGAG GTGGACACTCAATATGTTAGGCAGCAGCAAAAACAACTGGGGACTGAGGTTGTTGCTTGGAGTAAGGGAGTGATAGGTAATGCCGAGAAGCCGGTTGTTATCAGTGGACCTTCTGGGGTAGGCAAAGGAACACTGATATCAATGCTGATGAAGGAATTCCCATCCATGTTTGGTTTTTCGGTGAGCCACACCACTCGTGCACCAAGGGGCATGGAGAAAGATGGAGTCCATTACCATTTTACTGAGAAGAGTGTAATGGAGAAAGAGATTAAAGATGGAAAATTTCTTGAGTTTGCTTCTGTCCATGGTAATTTGTATGGGACCAGTGTTGAGGCTGTTGAAGTAGTAGCAGATGCTGGGAAA AGATGTATTCTTGATATTGATGTTCAAGGCGCCAGATCCGTGAGGTCTAGTTCTCTTGAAGCCGTATTCATATTTGTTTGTCCCCCATCAATGGAAGAGCTGGAGAAGCGCCTTCGTGACAG AGGGACAGAGACAGAAGAACAAATCTTGAAGCGACTCCGAAACGCTGCAGCTGAGATCGAGCAAGGGAAATCATCAAACATATTTGATTTCATCTTATACAATGATAACCTTGAGGAGTGTTACGAGAAACTCAAG AAATTATTGGGACTTGGTGGTTATGTTGCTGCTCCACCTAAATCAG CAGCACTTAGAGAGTTCAATCTACCATTAGATCATTCGGTGTCAAAAATCGATGACAAGATTATCATAAACTGCATCTCTTCTGGACTGGAGAAGGAATCAAAGAATTT AATCATGTTGGATGTCTCCGCGCTCAAAGGAGGCGCACCCGGACGGACAAGAGGATTGGATTTTCAGGCTATCGGCTCGTTTTCGGATGGTTTGATTGGGATGGAAAGGCTTAGCTAA
- the LOC130933730 gene encoding secreted RxLR effector protein 78-like, whose product MNRELISEVTEEEIRKAVFSMGSLKAPGPDGLNGLVIVLRLKGLLEDIVSPTQSAFVGGRLIQDNVIIVQEVYHSLNKKGREGSQNIAIKLDMNKAYDRLEWDFLEKVLMKLKFTEKWVELVMKCVRSASYRVKVNGELSKKIKPQRGLQQGDPLSPYLFILAAEVFTILM is encoded by the exons ATGAATAGGGAGCTGATCTCAGAGGTCACAGAAGAGGAGATTAGAAAAGCAGTCTTCAGTATGGGCAGTCTCAAGGCTCCTGGACCAGATGGCCTGAATGGACT GGTCATAGTGTTGAGGCTGAAAGGGCTCCTCGAGGATATAGTGTCCCCAACTCAAAGTGCATTTGTGGGAGGAAGACTCATACAAGATAATGTAATAATTGTCCAAGAAGTTTATCATAGCCTAAACAAGAAAGGAAGAGAGGGATCACAAAATATAGCAATCAAGTTGGATATGAATAAGGCTTATGATAGGTTAGAATGGGATTTCCTCGAAAAGGTGCTCATGAAACTCAAGTTCACCGAAAAATGGGTTGAATTGGTAATGAAATGTGTCAGAAGTGCAAGTTATAGGGTAAAGGTCAATGGAGAGTTATCGAAGAAGATCAAGCCTCAGAGGGGTCTTCAACAAGGGGATCCATTATCCCCCTATCTTTTCATTTTAGCAGCTGAGGTATTCACGATTCTAATGTAG